The Brasilonema sennae CENA114 genome includes a region encoding these proteins:
- a CDS encoding Uma2 family endonuclease, translating to MTILTLNLDTVHLTDEQFYELCQNNRELQFERTSRGELIIMPPVGGESGNREADIIIDLGVWNRQTGLGYIFSSSTVFKLPNGANRSPDAAWIQKKRWEALTPEQRRKFPPIAPDFVVELRSATDDLELLRDKMREYIDAGVQLGWLINPQQQQVEIYRPGVDVEVQNLPTKLRGENLLPGFSLSLSSYLYG from the coding sequence ATGACTATTTTGACATTAAATTTAGATACCGTTCATTTGACCGACGAACAGTTCTATGAGCTATGTCAAAATAACCGCGAGTTACAGTTTGAACGAACATCCAGGGGAGAGTTGATTATTATGCCACCTGTTGGAGGGGAGAGCGGTAATCGAGAAGCTGATATAATTATTGATTTGGGAGTTTGGAATCGGCAAACAGGTCTTGGTTATATCTTCAGTTCCTCTACTGTATTTAAGTTACCCAATGGCGCAAATCGTTCTCCTGATGCTGCTTGGATTCAAAAGAAACGTTGGGAAGCACTCACGCCAGAACAAAGACGCAAGTTTCCCCCCATCGCACCGGATTTTGTTGTTGAATTAAGGTCAGCTACAGATGATTTGGAACTGCTGCGCGACAAAATGCGGGAATATATAGATGCAGGAGTACAATTGGGATGGTTGATTAATCCCCAGCAGCAACAAGTAGAAATTTATCGTCCCGGAGTTGATGTAGAAGTGCAAAATCTACCGACAAAATTAAGGGGTGAAAATCTATTGCCTGGATTTAGTTTGAGTTTATCGTCCTATTTATATGGATAG
- a CDS encoding DUF4159 domain-containing protein, whose protein sequence is MTHPFPPPTIKPLERLHPTDGLLINAERWRKAHDYHLRRQNAHYQSLNQPGIVCGLGVRVIPAPRQVEARYRDERWVQIQPGIAIDLMGHVIVVPNVIDFRIATEVTDTDPVTVYLVVSYVDPDQLRREVQGDVVQETFRIDEKSTLPNSSEVEICRVILPPGPVSISQPSDVFFPGYNDIDLRFRNLAQARPQAIIRMAQVNHSDSECSRNFFQLSYLLQAIEPLYPFLRGTDEVYQVTLEENIQDYDLLYLTGQQALSLNSPELESLKKYISDGGVLLVDAPISATALIESVQSLAQQLDCPLKPLEEWRKDHPLRTKPFLFAALPIINQQNIQLQVGGGIILSIGDLASAWGLDKALSLPRLTIRTAQELGINILNYAWKRRQLTGLQKEDYAGQW, encoded by the coding sequence ATGACTCACCCCTTTCCACCACCAACCATTAAACCCTTAGAGCGTCTTCATCCCACAGATGGTCTGTTAATAAATGCCGAACGTTGGCGCAAGGCGCATGACTACCACCTAAGAAGGCAAAATGCTCACTATCAATCTTTAAATCAACCAGGCATAGTTTGTGGTTTAGGAGTCAGAGTTATTCCCGCCCCCCGTCAAGTAGAAGCGCGATATCGAGATGAACGTTGGGTACAAATTCAACCTGGAATTGCAATTGATTTAATGGGTCATGTGATTGTTGTACCCAATGTGATTGACTTTCGGATTGCCACAGAAGTCACTGATACCGATCCTGTCACAGTTTATTTAGTAGTCAGTTATGTAGATCCCGATCAATTGCGGCGAGAAGTACAAGGAGACGTTGTTCAAGAAACATTCCGAATTGATGAAAAAAGTACTTTACCAAATAGTTCAGAAGTAGAAATTTGCCGAGTCATCTTACCACCAGGTCCAGTTTCTATTTCCCAACCATCTGACGTTTTTTTTCCTGGATATAACGATATCGATCTGCGTTTTCGTAATTTAGCACAAGCCAGACCTCAAGCAATTATTCGCATGGCTCAAGTGAATCATAGCGATTCTGAATGTTCTCGTAACTTTTTTCAACTCTCATATTTATTACAAGCTATAGAACCTCTTTACCCTTTTTTACGAGGAACGGATGAAGTTTATCAAGTCACTTTAGAAGAAAATATTCAGGATTATGACTTACTTTACCTCACAGGTCAACAAGCACTTTCTCTTAACAGCCCAGAATTAGAATCCTTAAAAAAATATATAAGCGATGGAGGTGTACTGTTAGTTGATGCGCCTATAAGCGCCACTGCTTTAATTGAAAGTGTTCAAAGTTTAGCTCAACAGTTAGACTGTCCCTTAAAACCTTTAGAAGAGTGGAGAAAAGATCATCCTTTACGAACAAAACCTTTCTTATTTGCAGCGTTGCCAATTATCAATCAACAAAACATTCAACTTCAAGTAGGAGGAGGAATTATATTATCAATTGGTGACTTGGCATCAGCATGGGGGCTAGATAAAGCATTGTCTTTGCCGAGGCTAACCATTCGCACAGCCCAGGAATTGGGAATTAATATTCTGAATTATGCTTGGAAACGGCGGCAATTGACAGGTTTGCAGAAGGAAGACTACGCAGGGCAGTGGTAA
- a CDS encoding phage tail protein, which yields MVQIGSWQKSIEIQLTPMRISESAPVAGLDLADAENITNATLDTPVGSNLVLHPGEPNEMILQVKNLLQQSIRLSWRIEGDFPIEWCQLGTEGNELVPGAQMDAVLYFHVPASFFEDQEALRVGKKEKLELNYRSRVIVKVDPGTEYEQIEEADFGLYIRPYSAYMEFLPQMYHEVDFIGRFLKIFEQTYQPIVDSFNTMWANLDPLTAPKALLPFLAHWVGWSVEASWEMPQQRRLIRRAVELYRWRGTRNGLRLYLHLYTGLPLDEDLPESDKRIGIIEAFGPGFVLGAADLGERAVLGGGKPYHFSVRLRPIHPNSLDEELVRRIIDQEKPAFCTYDLSIENPG from the coding sequence ATGGTTCAAATTGGAAGTTGGCAAAAAAGCATCGAGATTCAATTAACACCAATGCGAATTTCTGAGTCTGCACCTGTAGCTGGCTTAGATTTGGCTGATGCAGAAAATATAACAAATGCAACATTAGATACACCCGTTGGTTCCAATTTGGTACTTCATCCAGGAGAGCCTAACGAAATGATCTTGCAAGTCAAGAACTTGCTGCAACAGAGCATACGCTTAAGTTGGAGGATAGAAGGCGACTTTCCCATAGAATGGTGTCAACTGGGAACAGAGGGTAATGAACTTGTGCCTGGAGCGCAGATGGATGCTGTGCTTTATTTTCACGTTCCTGCTTCATTTTTTGAAGATCAAGAAGCACTCCGCGTTGGTAAAAAAGAAAAGTTAGAGCTAAATTATCGCAGTCGGGTTATTGTAAAAGTTGATCCAGGCACTGAGTACGAACAAATAGAAGAAGCTGATTTTGGTCTTTATATACGTCCTTACAGTGCTTACATGGAGTTTTTACCTCAAATGTATCATGAAGTAGACTTTATTGGTCGCTTCCTGAAAATTTTTGAGCAGACTTATCAACCAATCGTTGACAGTTTCAACACCATGTGGGCAAACCTTGACCCTTTGACAGCACCAAAAGCTTTATTACCGTTTTTAGCACATTGGGTAGGTTGGTCAGTTGAAGCTAGCTGGGAAATGCCTCAGCAACGCCGTTTGATTCGCCGTGCTGTAGAACTTTACCGTTGGCGTGGTACTCGTAATGGTTTGCGTCTGTATTTGCATCTCTATACAGGTTTACCATTAGATGAAGATTTGCCCGAATCTGATAAACGGATCGGTATCATTGAAGCATTTGGTCCGGGTTTTGTATTGGGGGCTGCAGATTTAGGAGAAAGAGCTGTTTTAGGAGGTGGAAAACCTTATCATTTTTCAGTGAGGTTGCGCCCCATCCATCCCAATAGTCTTGATGAAGAACTAGTACGACGTATTATTGACCAAGAAAAGCCCGCCTTCTGTACATATGACTTATCTATTGAAAATCCTGGGTAA
- a CDS encoding putative baseplate assembly protein codes for MEFDFLPKLPNSNLDDRTFDELVEECVLRIPRYCPEWTDHNLSDPGITLIELFAWLTDQMLLRFNQVPRKNYVAFLELLGIRLQPPAPARTDITFYLTTYPSETYIIPTGLQVATLGTETMEAVVFSTDSPLLIGKPSLRHFLTSQTTEDSPLILRDQVTNQWTRQPDGTWFGNEQLLFEENPQPGNCFYLVMEPNEPIEGNVLSITFQGAAASPTGINPNQPPRRWEAWDGKKWQPVLLQEADDATRGFSFHEIAELDDDPAQIADVILHLPLSWPVASFTTYRGRWIRCVLTEPEGNQPSYNSSPRIISLAVESIGGTVRASHSTLIEDERLGISDGTPGQIFELEGSAILERREDEYILVTPPGGLPQRWQEVADFADSDPDDRHYTIDSLTGTVQFGPLIREPDQLERKTKIRSKIQQPQPYELRTQVNDAELRAFEHQYGAIPPRGSTIVMVAYRTGGGRIGNVQSGTLQFLRSGFPYVASAINHKPATNGADAESLEQAVLRAPRILRTRDRAVTAEDFEVLAQRAGAGAVARVHCLPATASTGGGIVRLIVVPQANTDAIAQGEGIAPEAFVLQPSLQEQILAYLDDRRLLGVQVLLQEPDYVGVSVQTEIALEPTYNNPLAQREIVLNLQIALYQFLNPLTGGLDSKGWPFGRPVYTSDIIALLQQIPGVRYLGPVLMFPIRKSGDTWVRQNSPEQMIDPGLLGLVCSWADSGLRSSHTINFITR; via the coding sequence GTGGAATTCGATTTTTTACCTAAATTGCCTAATTCTAATCTGGACGATCGCACCTTTGATGAATTAGTAGAAGAGTGTGTTCTGCGAATTCCGCGCTACTGCCCAGAGTGGACAGATCACAACTTGAGTGATCCGGGAATTACACTGATTGAATTATTTGCTTGGTTGACAGACCAAATGTTGCTGAGGTTCAACCAAGTTCCGCGTAAAAATTATGTTGCTTTTTTAGAATTACTGGGGATACGCCTACAGCCCCCAGCTCCAGCACGAACAGATATTACTTTTTATCTCACAACGTATCCTTCAGAAACATATATTATTCCGACTGGGTTACAAGTGGCAACCTTGGGAACTGAAACGATGGAAGCAGTCGTTTTCAGTACTGACTCTCCTTTGCTAATCGGCAAACCCAGTCTGCGGCACTTTTTAACATCTCAAACTACGGAAGACTCTCCTCTAATTTTGCGCGATCAAGTCACCAACCAATGGACGCGTCAACCAGATGGTACGTGGTTCGGCAACGAACAACTTCTTTTTGAAGAAAACCCGCAGCCCGGTAACTGCTTTTACCTTGTCATGGAACCAAATGAACCCATAGAAGGAAATGTTTTATCAATCACGTTTCAAGGAGCAGCTGCATCGCCAACTGGTATCAATCCTAATCAACCACCTCGTCGATGGGAAGCGTGGGATGGTAAAAAATGGCAACCAGTTTTGTTGCAAGAAGCCGATGATGCAACGCGGGGCTTCAGTTTTCATGAAATTGCAGAACTTGATGACGATCCCGCTCAAATAGCAGATGTTATTCTCCATCTACCTCTAAGTTGGCCAGTAGCAAGCTTTACCACTTATAGAGGTCGTTGGATACGCTGCGTTTTAACAGAGCCAGAAGGTAATCAGCCCAGTTACAACAGTTCTCCAAGAATTATTAGTCTAGCAGTGGAATCGATTGGCGGTACAGTAAGGGCAAGTCACAGTACCCTGATCGAGGACGAACGCTTGGGAATCAGTGATGGCACGCCTGGTCAGATTTTTGAGTTGGAAGGGTCTGCGATTTTAGAGCGTCGAGAAGATGAGTATATTCTCGTGACTCCCCCTGGGGGTTTACCTCAGAGATGGCAAGAAGTTGCAGATTTTGCCGATTCTGATCCAGATGATCGCCATTACACAATTGATTCTCTCACAGGTACAGTCCAGTTTGGACCCCTAATTCGCGAACCTGACCAGTTAGAAAGAAAAACAAAAATTCGTTCTAAGATACAGCAGCCTCAGCCTTATGAATTAAGAACACAGGTGAACGATGCGGAACTGCGAGCCTTTGAACACCAATATGGCGCAATTCCTCCCCGAGGGTCAACAATCGTCATGGTTGCCTATCGCACGGGAGGAGGTCGCATAGGCAATGTCCAAAGTGGCACACTCCAGTTTTTAAGGTCAGGTTTTCCCTACGTTGCTAGTGCCATTAACCACAAACCAGCCACTAATGGCGCTGATGCTGAATCCTTGGAACAGGCTGTCTTAAGAGCACCTCGCATACTACGCACCCGCGATCGCGCCGTCACTGCTGAAGATTTTGAAGTCTTGGCACAACGTGCAGGTGCAGGCGCAGTGGCTCGCGTTCATTGTTTGCCAGCAACAGCTAGCACTGGTGGGGGAATAGTACGTTTGATTGTAGTACCACAGGCAAATACGGATGCGATCGCCCAAGGAGAAGGCATCGCCCCAGAAGCGTTTGTACTCCAACCCAGTCTCCAAGAACAGATTTTGGCATACTTAGATGACCGACGCCTGCTAGGAGTGCAAGTTTTACTTCAAGAACCCGATTATGTCGGTGTTTCCGTTCAGACAGAAATTGCTTTAGAACCTACTTATAATAACCCTCTCGCCCAACGAGAGATTGTGCTCAACTTACAGATTGCCTTGTATCAATTTTTAAATCCTCTGACTGGTGGTTTAGACAGTAAAGGATGGCCTTTTGGACGACCCGTGTATACCTCAGATATTATTGCCTTACTACAACAAATCCCTGGAGTGCGGTATCTCGGTCCAGTCCTGATGTTTCCAATACGTAAAAGCGGCGACACTTGGGTTCGTCAAAACTCCCCAGAGCAGATGATTGATCCAGGATTGTTAGGTTTGGTTTGTTCTTGGGCAGATAGCGGTTTGCGCTCAAGCCACACTATCAATTTTATCACTCGTTAA
- a CDS encoding GPW/gp25 family protein, translating to MPDVIDSQEQDYLGRGWAFPLHVSLQGGLQLSSYEQKIKEAIWIILRTEVGERVYRPEFGSRLSELVFAPLNSKTLIQIRMYVLEALQVWEPRIVVDEVLTDSDPVRGRIDIIINYRLKDEYDIYSFVYPFYLASAVE from the coding sequence ATGCCAGATGTAATTGATAGTCAGGAACAAGACTATTTAGGAAGGGGCTGGGCTTTCCCGCTGCATGTTAGCTTACAAGGGGGACTACAGCTTAGCTCTTACGAACAAAAGATTAAGGAAGCTATTTGGATCATCTTACGCACTGAGGTGGGTGAGCGGGTGTATCGACCTGAATTTGGCTCGCGCTTGTCAGAACTGGTGTTTGCACCATTGAATAGCAAAACTTTGATCCAAATACGGATGTATGTTTTAGAAGCGTTGCAGGTTTGGGAACCTCGCATTGTTGTCGATGAAGTGCTAACCGATTCAGATCCGGTGCGGGGCAGAATAGATATCATCATCAATTATCGTCTGAAAGACGAATATGACATTTACAGCTTTGTCTATCCCTTTTATCTAGCTTCAGCAGTGGAGTAA